A region of the Bryobacteraceae bacterium genome:
TGGGCCGCGACGCCGAACGGGCGGCGGCCGAGCGGGAGGCGAAGGCGGCCGCCGCCGGGCAAAAGGAAGAAGAGCGCACGCGGCTCGAACAGCAGCTCGAGGCCGCCCGCGCCGGGCTGGAAGGGCTGAAGCGGCAGCTGGACTCGATCGGCGAAGAGCACTCCGTCCTTCGCGTCGAACTGGCCGGCTGCGAGGAGCGACGCCGCGGCGTCGAACAGGCCCTCCAGCGGCTGGAGCGCGAGGCGCAGGAGACGGCCGCCCGGCGGCGCAATCTCGCCGCCGAGATGGAAAATCTCGCCGTCAAGCGCAACCAGCTTCTGGAGCTGAACCTGGCGCTGGAAGACCGCGCCGCCCGTGCGGCGGCCGAGTTCGAGCAACTGGAGCTGGCCTCGGCGACGCTGGCCGAAAAGGAGGCCGCGCAGCGCACCGCGCTGGCCGAGGCCGAGGAGCGCGTCAAGGAAGTCCGGCAGGAGCTGGCCGCCGCCCAGGAACGGCGCGCCCAGATCGAGCTCGAGCTGGTCCGGCGTCAGTCCGACCTGAAGCATCTTGACGAGAACTGCCGCAAGGAGCTCGGCCTGCCGGTGACCGAGGCGGCGCAGCAGCTTGCCGCCCATCAGGCAGAGGCCGCGGCGGAAGCGGGGCAGGGCCAAGAGCCCGCCGGCGAAGGCGCCGCGGCCGGGGCCGCACCCGCGGCGCTCGACGAGCTCGCCGTCGCCGAGGCCGAGGAGAAGGCCGAGGACCTGCGCCGCCGCATCGAGGCGCTCGGCCCCGTCAACCCCGAGGCGCTCAGCGAGTATCAGGAGGCGCAGCAGCGCTACGACTTTTTGAACGCGCAGCGGCAGGACCTGCTCGACTCCATCCGCGACACGGAAAAGACGATCCGGGAAATCGACGCCGAATCGCGGAAGCGCTTCAGCGAGGCCTTTGCGGTGATCAACGAGAACTTCCGCAACATGTTCCGCACGCTGTTCGGCGGCGGCATCGGCGAGATGCGCCTCACCGGCGAGGGCGACGAGCTCGACCAGGGCATTGAAATCGTCGCCCAGCCGCCGGGCAAGCGCCTTCAGAACGTGCTGCTGCTTAGCGGCGGCGAGAAGGCGCTGACCGCGATCGCGCTGCTGATGGCCATCTTCCAGTACCAGCCGAGCCCCTTCTGCGTGCTGGACGAAGTGGACGCGCCTCTCGACGAGGCCAACGTCGGCCGGCTGGCCGCGCTGCTCAAGGACATGTCCGAGCACACGCAGTTCATCGTCATCACCCACGCCAAGAAGACGATGGAAGCGGCCGAGCTGCTCTATGGCGTCACCATGCAGGAGCAGGGCGTCTCCCGGCTGGTGAGCGTGAAACTCCAGCCCGCGGCCGCGCCGCCGCCGCAGGCTGCCGGCGAGCTCCAGACGGCCGCGAGGGCCTGACCATGGCCGCCGAGCCCGGGCCTGCGCCCTCGCGCCTGGTGGGCATCGCCGGCCCTTCCTGCGCCGGCAAGACCGAGCTGGCGCGCTGGCTCGGCGCGCGGCTCGGCGCGCCAGTGCTGAACCTGGACCATTACTACATCGATCTGGCGCACCTGCCGCTCGAGGAGCGCGCGAAGACCAATTTTGACGAGCCCGCGGCCGTCGACCGCGAGGCCATCCTCGAGGACGTGGCCGCGCTGGGCCGCGGCGAGCCCGTCACCGCGCCGCTGTACGATTTTTCCACCCACGCGCGCGCCCGCGGCGGCGAACGGATCGTTCCCGCCGGCCTCGTTGTCGTCGAAGGGCTGTTTGCGCTCTACTGGCCGGAGCTGCGTAAACATTTCTTTGTGAAATTGTTTGTGGACGCGCCGGACGCGCTCTGCCTGGCCCGCCGCCTGGAGCGCGACGTCCGCGAGCGCGGCCGCACGCCGGAGAGCGTGCTCCGGCAGTTTGAATCGACCGTCCGGCCCGGCGCCGAACGCTTCATCCGCCCGACGCGCGCGTACGCCGATCTGGTCCTTTCGGGCGAGGAAGAGCTCGACGTGCGCGGCGCCCGGGCGCTCGCGCTCGTCCGCGCCCGGCTCGGATCTGAGCCTTGATTCCAGCGGAGGACCCGCGATGCCATCCTGTCCGGAGGTCGCCGTTGTCGGCTGCGGCCTCATCGGCCGCGCCATGGTTTTCGATCTGTGCCGCGAGTTCGATGTCGCCGCCGTGGACCGCAGCGCCGAAGCGCTCGCCTCGGTCGCCCACCTCCCCTGCCGGGCCATCCAGGCCGACGCGCTCGCCCCGGGCGTGCTGGAAGAGCTCGTGCGGGACTCGCGCCTGGTGCTCTCCGCCATGCCCGGCGCCGTGGGCTACGCGCTGCTGGAGCGGCTGATCGAGCTTGGCAGGGACACCGTGGACATCTCCTTCACCGCGGAGAACCCAACGGCGCTCCATGAGCGGGCCGCGGCCCGCGGCGTCACCGTGGTCGTTGACTGCGGTGTCTGTCCCGGCCTGTCCAACATCGCCGCCGCCCATGCCGCGCGGCGCCGGTTCGAGCGGTTGGAGAAATATGTGTGCTACGTCGGCGGCCTGCCCGCCCGGCCCGAGCCGCCGTGGTATTACCGCAATCCGTTCGCCGCCGAAAGCGTGATCGACGAGTATACGCGTCCGTGCCGCTTCCGCGTGGACGGCCGTGAGGTCACGCTCGAGCCGCTTTCCGGCGCCGAGACGGTCGAGTTTCCCGAAACCGGCCCGTTGGTGGCATTCCATACCGACGGCATCCGCACGCTGCTGCGTTCGCTGCCCGAGGTGCCGACGCTCGTCGAAAAGACCCTCCGCCACCCGCAGCACTACGAATTCATCGTGCGCCTGCGCGATGCCGGCTTCTTTGCGCCCGACGTCCGGCCGATGCTCGAAACCGTCTGCCGCCGCGCCTGGCGCTTCGCGCCCGGCGAGGCCGACCTCACGGTGATGCGTCTTGTGCTGGAAGGCTCGATGAGCGGCGCGCGGACGCGCCTGCTCGTGGACCTGGTCGATCACTACGACGCGGCCCACGGGCTGCTTTCCATGGCGCGAACCACCGCGTTCACCGCTACCGCCGCGGCCCGCCTGATTCTGGAAGGGCGTTTCCGCCGGCCGGGCGTGCACCCGCCGGAGGCGCTGGGCTTCGACGGCGGCCTGTATGAGCGGCTGCTGGCCCTGCTGGAGCAGCGCGGCATCCGCTTCACCGAGCGGCGCGAGCCGGCCGGCTCGGCTTGATCGCGGCCCGGTCGCGTTCTATATTTCGGATGGAGGCACCTGATGAGGCACGCACATGTCCTGCATCCCGACCCGAAGGCCATGGCGTGGCTCAAGCTGGCCGGGGTCGTTCTCATCACCCTTGCGGCGCTTGCGGCGCTGATCGCCATTCTGTTCTGGGCGCAGCCGCAGGAAGCCCAACCGCTGCTGATCGCGGCTGCCTGAGCCGCGATGCGGCAACAGCCGGAGCAGCGGGACTTTTCCGCGCGGCCGGAATTTCAGGCTCCGCGCAGCATCCGCCGCGCCGTGC
Encoded here:
- a CDS encoding saccharopine dehydrogenase produces the protein MPSCPEVAVVGCGLIGRAMVFDLCREFDVAAVDRSAEALASVAHLPCRAIQADALAPGVLEELVRDSRLVLSAMPGAVGYALLERLIELGRDTVDISFTAENPTALHERAAARGVTVVVDCGVCPGLSNIAAAHAARRRFERLEKYVCYVGGLPARPEPPWYYRNPFAAESVIDEYTRPCRFRVDGREVTLEPLSGAETVEFPETGPLVAFHTDGIRTLLRSLPEVPTLVEKTLRHPQHYEFIVRLRDAGFFAPDVRPMLETVCRRAWRFAPGEADLTVMRLVLEGSMSGARTRLLVDLVDHYDAAHGLLSMARTTAFTATAAARLILEGRFRRPGVHPPEALGFDGGLYERLLALLEQRGIRFTERREPAGSA
- the udk gene encoding uridine kinase, translated to MAAEPGPAPSRLVGIAGPSCAGKTELARWLGARLGAPVLNLDHYYIDLAHLPLEERAKTNFDEPAAVDREAILEDVAALGRGEPVTAPLYDFSTHARARGGERIVPAGLVVVEGLFALYWPELRKHFFVKLFVDAPDALCLARRLERDVRERGRTPESVLRQFESTVRPGAERFIRPTRAYADLVLSGEEELDVRGARALALVRARLGSEP